In a single window of the Streptomyces cinnabarinus genome:
- a CDS encoding beta-N-acetylhexosaminidase has translation MDLSHPVLPRPDLALVPRPSTLSARPGRFRLDDTTRLRVTPGTEAAADLLRSCLGPATGLCPEHAEDGTFVLALDPALTGLAEEGYGLTVSAHQVLLRAAHPTGLLRGVQTIRQLLPYEALSAPSEGVELPGVEITDVPAHPWRGMLLDVARHFQPVSYLRRFVDLLALHKLNVLQLHLTDDQGWRMPVTAYPRLTEIGSRRTQSMIGPAGSTRFDGRPHGGSYTRAELTGLVAYAAARGVTVVPEVGVPGHVRSALAAYPELGNHPERPLDVWTHWGVCANVLGVGDHVLDFFRTVLDEVMDLFPSPYVHIGGDEVPTQEWEASPAAIARAAREGLSGPRELHGWFLTRMADHVVQAGRRPVAWAEDGSTLPLTCTVMSWRTPRHAWAAARRGHDVIHTDHRSTYFDYARDPGPMEPLAQPGHAVDLRTVYGVDLVPPSDEPLLAGKVLGTQGQLWTEFVPTPEHIEYLTYPRLCALAERAWGSTSIDDWPDFRARLDGHRARLTALGVPHDTLRDRAAHAPV, from the coding sequence GTGGACCTGTCGCACCCCGTACTCCCACGCCCTGATCTCGCCCTCGTTCCCCGCCCCAGCACGCTGTCCGCACGCCCCGGCCGGTTCCGGCTCGACGACACCACACGGCTGCGCGTCACCCCCGGCACCGAAGCGGCGGCCGACCTCCTGCGCAGCTGTCTCGGGCCCGCCACCGGACTGTGCCCGGAGCACGCCGAGGACGGCACCTTCGTCCTCGCCCTCGACCCCGCGCTCACCGGGTTGGCCGAGGAGGGGTACGGGCTGACTGTCTCCGCCCACCAGGTCCTGCTGCGCGCCGCGCACCCGACCGGGCTGCTGCGCGGCGTCCAGACGATCCGTCAACTCCTGCCCTACGAAGCCCTGTCGGCGCCGTCGGAGGGCGTCGAGCTGCCCGGGGTGGAGATCACGGACGTGCCCGCACATCCCTGGCGCGGCATGCTGCTCGACGTCGCCCGCCACTTCCAGCCGGTGTCCTACCTGCGCCGCTTTGTCGACCTCCTCGCCCTGCACAAGCTGAACGTGCTCCAGTTGCACCTCACCGACGACCAGGGCTGGCGGATGCCGGTGACCGCCTACCCCCGGCTCACCGAGATCGGCAGCCGGCGGACGCAGTCGATGATCGGCCCCGCGGGCAGCACGCGCTTCGACGGCCGTCCGCACGGCGGCTCGTACACCCGCGCCGAACTCACCGGACTGGTCGCCTACGCGGCCGCGCGAGGCGTGACGGTGGTGCCGGAGGTCGGCGTGCCGGGACACGTACGGTCCGCGCTCGCCGCCTACCCCGAACTGGGCAACCACCCCGAGCGGCCGCTCGACGTGTGGACCCACTGGGGCGTCTGCGCGAACGTGCTCGGCGTCGGCGACCACGTCCTGGACTTCTTCCGGACGGTCCTGGACGAGGTGATGGACCTCTTCCCCTCCCCGTACGTCCACATCGGAGGCGACGAAGTCCCCACCCAGGAATGGGAGGCCAGCCCGGCGGCGATCGCCCGCGCCGCGCGGGAAGGGCTGTCCGGCCCGCGGGAGCTGCACGGCTGGTTCCTCACCCGGATGGCCGACCATGTCGTACAGGCCGGCCGTCGCCCGGTCGCCTGGGCCGAGGACGGCAGCACACTGCCCCTGACCTGCACGGTGATGAGCTGGCGCACACCGCGGCATGCCTGGGCGGCCGCTCGCCGGGGACACGACGTCATCCACACCGACCATCGCTCCACCTACTTCGACTACGCACGTGACCCCGGCCCCATGGAACCCCTCGCCCAGCCGGGCCACGCCGTCGACCTGCGAACCGTGTACGGCGTGGACCTGGTGCCGCCTTCCGACGAACCCCTGCTCGCCGGGAAGGTCCTGGGCACCCAGGGGCAGCTGTGGACCGAGTTCGTGCCCACGCCCGAGCACATCGAGTACCTCACCTACCCCCGCCTGTGCGCTCTCGCCGAGCGGGCGTGGGGATCCACCTCCATCGACGACTGGCCGGACTTCCGGGCCCGGCTGGACGGGCACCGGGCGCGGCTGACCGCGCTCGGCGTTCCGCACG
- a CDS encoding extracellular solute-binding protein, with amino-acid sequence MKHRPLALLGVMLLSAGLVACSSSDGDQSDGGPTALDVWLMRDSVSAAFQEEFEAGFEKAHPEIDVKIQIQEWEGIGEKVTAALASNDAPDVIEVGNTQVAQYAQSGGLTDFTDKVADLGGETWLKGLAEPGAWEGKQYGIPYYAANRVVIYRTDLFEKAGIDAAQIKTRDQWLAATEKLNKGGVQGIYLPGQNWFTLAGFIWDEGGDLAVQQGSEWAGGLDSPEALRAMEFYRRLQALGKGPKDSDESRPLQAEVVAKGQIAQVIATPGGANVIAQSNPELKGKLGFFPIPGKSADTPGAVFTGGSDLVVPAVAAHQDEAYTFIKELTGDAWQQKLALSMSYVPNKTSLAAAVASDPGAAAMAVGAAQGHATPNTPQWAAVEAKNPIKDYMTAVLTGQDAKSEAAEASQSITSTLNSGS; translated from the coding sequence GTGAAGCACCGCCCCCTTGCTCTGCTCGGCGTCATGCTGCTGAGCGCCGGACTCGTCGCCTGTTCCTCCTCCGACGGCGACCAGAGCGACGGCGGACCGACCGCCCTCGACGTCTGGCTGATGCGGGACAGCGTCTCCGCGGCCTTCCAGGAGGAGTTCGAGGCCGGGTTCGAGAAGGCGCACCCGGAGATCGACGTCAAGATCCAGATCCAGGAGTGGGAGGGCATCGGCGAGAAGGTCACCGCCGCCCTGGCCAGCAACGACGCCCCCGACGTCATCGAGGTCGGCAACACCCAGGTCGCCCAGTACGCCCAGAGCGGCGGACTGACCGACTTCACCGACAAGGTCGCCGACCTCGGCGGCGAGACCTGGCTCAAGGGCCTTGCTGAGCCTGGCGCCTGGGAGGGCAAGCAGTACGGCATCCCGTACTACGCCGCCAACCGCGTCGTCATCTACCGCACTGATCTCTTCGAGAAGGCGGGCATCGACGCCGCGCAGATCAAGACACGTGACCAGTGGCTCGCCGCCACCGAGAAGCTCAACAAGGGCGGCGTGCAGGGTATTTACCTCCCCGGCCAGAACTGGTTCACCCTCGCCGGCTTCATCTGGGACGAGGGCGGTGACCTCGCCGTCCAGCAGGGCAGCGAATGGGCGGGCGGTCTGGACAGTCCCGAAGCGCTGCGGGCCATGGAGTTCTACCGACGGCTCCAGGCGCTCGGCAAGGGCCCCAAGGACTCCGACGAATCCCGCCCGTTGCAGGCCGAGGTCGTGGCCAAGGGGCAGATCGCCCAGGTCATCGCCACCCCCGGCGGGGCCAACGTCATCGCGCAGAGCAACCCCGAACTCAAGGGCAAGCTGGGCTTCTTCCCCATCCCCGGCAAGAGCGCCGACACCCCGGGCGCCGTGTTCACCGGCGGCTCCGACCTGGTCGTGCCCGCCGTCGCCGCGCACCAGGACGAGGCGTACACCTTCATCAAGGAACTCACCGGTGACGCCTGGCAGCAGAAGCTCGCCCTGTCGATGAGCTACGTCCCGAACAAGACCAGCCTCGCCGCCGCCGTCGCCTCCGACCCCGGTGCCGCGGCGATGGCGGTCGGCGCCGCGCAGGGGCACGCCACGCCCAACACGCCCCAGTGGGCCGCGGTCGAGGCCAAGAACCCCATCAAGGACTACATGACCGCCGTACTCACCGGCCAGGACGCGAAGTCCGAGGCCGCCGAGGCGTCCCAGTCCATCACCAGCACGCTCAACAGCGGTTCCTGA
- a CDS encoding carbohydrate ABC transporter permease: MLTRSSHQPSHRRPLGPYLLTAPAVLGMLYLLVYPFGRALLISLQDFRLRELIRGDAEFVGLRNYRTLLTDPRFWDVVRRTFLFMAVNVAAIMILATLVALMIERLGAIGRTVVLSSLVLVWAVPVVAATTVFQWLFHSQFGIVNETLTDLGFTSFESYTWFANGSAAFTILVILIVWQSVPFAAITVYSALTTVPQELYESARLDGAGALRIFRSVTFPLVRPIFMLVVSLEVIWTFKAFVQIWVMTRGGPGDATTILPVYAVQTALANQRYDLGSAASMVTVLLMSGVLVLYFRQLFRQEGEHL; encoded by the coding sequence ATGCTCACCAGGTCCTCCCACCAACCGTCCCACAGACGCCCTCTCGGCCCCTACCTGCTGACCGCACCGGCCGTCCTGGGCATGCTCTACCTCCTGGTCTATCCCTTCGGACGGGCCCTGCTCATCTCCTTGCAGGACTTCCGGCTGCGCGAACTCATCAGAGGCGACGCCGAGTTCGTGGGGCTGCGCAACTACCGGACCCTGCTGACCGACCCGAGGTTCTGGGACGTCGTCCGCCGCACGTTCCTGTTCATGGCCGTCAACGTCGCCGCCATCATGATCCTCGCGACGCTGGTCGCCCTGATGATCGAACGACTGGGCGCCATCGGCAGGACCGTGGTCCTCAGCTCACTGGTCCTGGTGTGGGCGGTGCCGGTCGTGGCCGCCACCACCGTCTTCCAGTGGCTGTTCCACTCACAGTTCGGCATCGTCAACGAAACCCTCACCGACCTCGGCTTCACCTCCTTCGAGAGCTACACCTGGTTCGCCAACGGCAGCGCCGCGTTCACGATCCTCGTCATCCTCATCGTGTGGCAGTCGGTGCCGTTCGCCGCCATCACCGTCTACTCGGCCCTGACCACCGTGCCCCAGGAGCTCTACGAATCCGCGCGCCTCGACGGCGCCGGCGCACTGCGGATCTTCCGCTCGGTGACGTTCCCCCTGGTGAGACCGATCTTCATGCTCGTGGTCTCACTCGAAGTCATCTGGACCTTCAAGGCGTTCGTCCAGATCTGGGTGATGACCCGGGGCGGACCGGGCGACGCCACGACGATCCTGCCGGTCTACGCCGTGCAGACCGCCCTCGCCAACCAGCGCTACGACCTCGGATCGGCCGCCTCCATGGTCACCGTCCTGCTCATGAGCGGGGTCCTCGTCCTCTACTTCCGCCAACTGTTCCGCCAGGAAGGGGAGCACCTGTGA
- a CDS encoding carbohydrate ABC transporter permease: protein MTTTRRTAAPRRRLRRLPLNTAATLTVVLCLFPVYWMVATAFKPSRDIQSYEPRLIPREWTFEHFRTAVQADSFALFWRNSILVTLSAVLLALVVALGAAYAVARLRWRGRRQFMLAVFIAQMAPWESLIIPIYIISRDTNMLDRLPTLTLIYFMITLPFTVIVLRGFIAGIPPELEEAAQVDGCTRVGAFRRIAFPLLAPGLMATSLFGFITAWNEFTYANFLIIKQQDSRTLPVWLSSFQTTFGTDWGATMAASTLFALPALIVFLALQRHVTSGLTAGGVKG, encoded by the coding sequence GTGACCACGACCCGCAGGACCGCCGCCCCGCGGCGCCGACTTCGCAGGCTCCCGCTCAACACGGCAGCCACGCTGACCGTGGTCCTCTGCCTGTTCCCCGTGTACTGGATGGTTGCCACCGCCTTCAAGCCGTCCCGCGACATCCAGTCCTACGAACCCCGCCTGATCCCTCGCGAGTGGACCTTCGAGCACTTCCGCACTGCGGTCCAGGCCGACAGCTTCGCCCTGTTCTGGCGCAACAGCATCCTGGTCACCCTCAGCGCCGTCCTCCTCGCGCTGGTCGTCGCGCTCGGCGCCGCCTATGCCGTGGCCCGGCTGCGCTGGCGCGGCCGCCGCCAGTTCATGCTGGCGGTGTTCATCGCCCAGATGGCGCCGTGGGAATCACTGATCATCCCCATCTACATCATCTCTCGCGACACCAACATGCTCGACCGGCTGCCGACGCTCACCCTGATCTACTTCATGATCACCCTGCCGTTCACGGTGATCGTCCTGCGCGGCTTCATCGCCGGCATCCCGCCCGAGCTGGAGGAGGCGGCGCAGGTCGACGGCTGCACCCGGGTGGGCGCCTTCCGCCGGATCGCGTTCCCGCTGCTCGCCCCGGGACTGATGGCCACCTCGCTCTTCGGATTCATCACCGCCTGGAACGAGTTCACCTACGCCAACTTCCTCATCATCAAGCAGCAGGACAGCCGCACACTGCCGGTCTGGCTCTCCTCCTTCCAGACCACCTTCGGCACGGACTGGGGCGCCACCATGGCCGCCTCCACCCTCTTCGCACTGCCCGCGCTGATCGTCTTCCTCGCCCTGCAGCGCCATGTGACCTCGGGCCTGACAGCCGGAGGAGTCAAGGGCTAG